A region of Salinibacter sp. 10B DNA encodes the following proteins:
- a CDS encoding ring-cleaving dioxygenase, whose product MPAPIPGLHHITALSGAAQDTLDFYAGVLGLRRVKTTVNFDDPKTHHLYYGDTVGRPGTVLTFFPWPRARQGRTGAGMVQSVAFAIPADALDPWNAHLNEAGISVRRTELFGDPVLRFDDPFGLTLELVATDTMTNSGAWGDGPISSEHALRGFHAPVLPIFSDDRTPDLFTDLFGWTQVQESENRRRFQAPDSDLANVVDLQVQERHPSGRMGQGTVHHIAFRARDADEQKEWQTALRDRGLQVTDVKDRQYFQSIYFRDPNWTSGILFEIATDGPGFLDDEAEAELGETLRIPSWLEADRSEIEDALPALTSPTA is encoded by the coding sequence ATGCCCGCCCCCATTCCCGGCCTTCACCACATCACGGCCCTTTCGGGCGCTGCGCAGGACACCCTCGACTTCTACGCCGGTGTGCTCGGCCTGCGTCGCGTCAAAACGACGGTCAACTTCGATGACCCAAAGACCCATCACCTCTACTACGGCGACACGGTCGGCCGCCCCGGCACGGTCCTTACCTTCTTCCCGTGGCCGCGAGCGCGGCAGGGACGCACCGGGGCCGGCATGGTACAATCCGTGGCCTTCGCCATTCCCGCAGACGCGCTCGACCCGTGGAACGCTCACCTCAATGAGGCCGGGATTTCTGTCCGTCGTACAGAGTTGTTCGGCGACCCTGTGCTACGCTTCGACGACCCCTTCGGCCTCACCCTGGAGTTGGTCGCCACCGACACGATGACGAACAGCGGCGCATGGGGCGACGGCCCGATCTCGTCCGAGCACGCCCTCCGCGGATTTCATGCGCCCGTCCTCCCCATCTTCTCCGACGATCGCACGCCCGACCTCTTCACAGACCTCTTCGGGTGGACGCAGGTCCAAGAGAGCGAGAATCGGCGCCGATTTCAGGCGCCGGACTCGGACCTGGCGAACGTCGTTGACCTCCAGGTCCAGGAACGGCACCCATCGGGCCGAATGGGACAGGGCACGGTGCACCACATTGCCTTCCGGGCTCGCGATGCCGACGAGCAGAAGGAATGGCAGACAGCACTCCGCGACCGCGGTCTGCAGGTAACAGACGTGAAGGACCGGCAGTATTTTCAATCCATCTATTTCCGCGACCCGAACTGGACCTCCGGGATTCTCTTCGAAATCGCAACGGACGGTCCCGGCTTTCTGGACGACGAAGCCGAGGCCGAACTTGGCGAGACGCTCCGGATCCCGTCCTGGTTGGAAGCGGACCGCTCTGAGATCGAAGATGCCCTGCCGG
- a CDS encoding hotdog fold thioesterase: MSTDSSSNSDPAAKDLPDDLGGVAGLLDIDLVETGPERVTATMPVTAKHHQPFGVLHGGVSVVLAETVASIGAYLAAPEGHTAVGMEVNANHVRSVQKGRVAAVATPLHTGRTTHVWSVKIHHEGEKLICVSRCTLAIVQQESASSS, translated from the coding sequence ATGTCCACTGACTCCTCCTCCAACTCGGATCCCGCCGCCAAGGACCTGCCCGACGATCTCGGCGGCGTCGCCGGCCTGCTCGACATCGACCTCGTGGAGACCGGCCCCGAGCGCGTGACCGCCACCATGCCAGTCACGGCAAAGCACCACCAGCCCTTCGGGGTCCTGCACGGCGGCGTAAGCGTGGTCCTCGCGGAAACCGTCGCGAGCATCGGGGCCTACCTGGCCGCTCCCGAAGGGCATACGGCCGTCGGCATGGAGGTGAACGCCAACCACGTCCGCTCGGTACAAAAAGGGCGCGTGGCGGCCGTGGCGACGCCGCTTCATACGGGACGCACCACCCACGTGTGGAGCGTCAAAATTCACCATGAGGGCGAAAAGCTCATCTGCGTGAGTCGCTGCACGCTCGCAATCGTCCAGCAAGAGTCCGCCTCTTCCTCCTAA
- a CDS encoding DUF4249 family protein — MIARRLALFSILLTGIGLLGCDTTATAPSSQIVVEAYLQAGAALPSVRLSRTVGANETYNPSAVAVREADVDVQRLAEDSTVEATVAYSERDSVPGLYTPTEASIVESQQTYRLQVETDDGTTLSATTTVPGPIDIVETENDTTVYQSPNQPAFTVELPPREGPQNVFTFTTTSLLDFENTPDSTLRRSLTPFYADGFEPEDDSLESLRVASSGLLNEGNFERNADETITVTLPWLAIAFFGPNEIAINVVDDNYYDFLRSQQVQQGGFAPGEIPNVIEHVRGGTGIFGSYARAARSSIIQRPSRPESRATRAVHPHESSSP; from the coding sequence GTGATCGCTCGTCGTCTCGCGCTTTTCTCGATTTTGCTCACTGGGATTGGTCTGCTCGGATGCGACACCACTGCCACCGCCCCGTCGTCCCAGATCGTCGTGGAGGCGTACCTGCAGGCCGGGGCTGCCCTGCCGTCCGTACGCCTCTCGCGAACAGTGGGGGCGAATGAGACCTACAACCCGTCGGCCGTTGCGGTTCGTGAGGCCGACGTGGACGTGCAGCGGCTCGCCGAAGACAGCACAGTGGAGGCAACCGTCGCTTACAGCGAGCGTGATTCCGTTCCGGGCCTCTATACGCCCACTGAAGCCTCCATTGTGGAGTCCCAGCAGACGTACCGCCTCCAGGTGGAGACCGACGATGGCACCACCCTGTCGGCCACGACGACCGTGCCCGGCCCTATTGACATTGTGGAGACCGAGAACGACACGACAGTCTACCAGAGCCCCAACCAGCCCGCGTTCACCGTCGAACTGCCCCCGCGAGAAGGACCACAGAACGTATTTACGTTCACCACCACCTCCCTGCTCGACTTTGAGAACACGCCGGACTCCACCCTCCGCCGGTCGCTCACACCGTTCTACGCCGACGGCTTCGAGCCAGAGGACGACAGTCTCGAATCGCTCCGGGTCGCGTCGTCTGGGCTTCTGAACGAAGGAAACTTCGAACGCAACGCGGACGAGACGATCACCGTCACCTTGCCGTGGCTGGCCATCGCCTTCTTCGGCCCCAACGAGATTGCTATCAACGTTGTGGACGACAACTACTACGACTTCCTTCGCTCACAGCAGGTGCAGCAAGGCGGCTTTGCCCCCGGGGAGATTCCCAACGTCATTGAGCACGTGCGGGGAGGGACCGGCATCTTTGGAAGCTATGCCCGTGCCGCCCGGTCTTCCATCATCCAGCGCCCCAGCCGCCCGGAATCTCGGGCGACTCGGGCGGTTCATCCCCACGAATCGTCCTCTCCATAA
- a CDS encoding TonB-dependent receptor, with protein MARFLLCSAALAVALLFPSPTVAQETASLRGYVRDASTGETLLQANVLVQGAGQGTATNNEGYYALRGLEPGTYVVLFSYVGFQAQREEITLAPGEERRLDVELTPAELQADEVVVTGEGDDEEIERQIGTDRLSTAAITQLPSVLQPDVFRSLSLLPGVTTASDYSSNLYIRGGGPDQTLVLLDGTTVYNPTHFFGFFSTFNPDAIKDVQLYKGAYPAKYGGRLGSVVSIYNKDGNRRETTGGLSVGLLASRAYVEGPYGGSDDDPAGSYMVAVRRSTLEPVLAALRSADTDGIPDSFSFYDVNAKINYDAGPNDKLSLSFYGGQDFLVIEPQEDTRFDVNYGNQTVSADWTHLFGDRVFSTLTLTGSRYRSTPVAELASTRLLQENGVDDLSLNADVEYTPNETHTVESGLRASTLAFELTSTFDGTTTFDQRITGQRVALYVQDTYEPTSAWTLKGGLRSTYFSRGNFWRFSPRLSVDYNLTSSVQLQAAYGRYHQFLTLETSQLFTAFDTWLMADAGVPPSYSDQVAVGLKASLGADWQLEVEGYGRTMRGLFEQDPFLPDNAGVRYAERFHFGDGRAYGAELLIRRQKGTLNGFLSYTLGRTERRFPNVNLSESGEPQYYPPNYDRTHTLTLAANYELTDQWRLTSTFNYNTGKAYTEPKLRYQLVNDPFQSQTEARSVLVSPFNNARLPPYHRLDVGVARTGRLFGVADYEFQAQLINAYSRRNTWFYQYESEPDGTLDRTEVPQIPVPIPNLSLSLTF; from the coding sequence ATGGCTCGTTTCCTTCTCTGCTCGGCTGCTCTCGCCGTCGCCCTCTTGTTCCCGTCGCCTACGGTCGCCCAAGAGACCGCTTCCCTCCGCGGCTACGTGCGCGATGCGTCGACGGGCGAAACCTTGCTTCAGGCCAATGTCCTCGTGCAGGGGGCCGGACAGGGAACCGCAACCAATAACGAAGGCTACTACGCCCTCCGCGGCCTGGAGCCCGGCACGTACGTCGTCCTCTTTTCCTACGTCGGCTTTCAGGCGCAGCGGGAAGAAATCACGCTAGCCCCGGGCGAGGAACGCCGCCTGGACGTGGAACTGACGCCGGCGGAGCTGCAGGCCGACGAGGTGGTCGTGACCGGAGAGGGGGACGACGAAGAAATTGAACGCCAAATCGGCACCGATCGGCTCTCGACCGCCGCCATCACACAGCTGCCGTCCGTCCTCCAGCCGGACGTCTTTCGCTCCCTGAGCCTGCTGCCCGGCGTAACGACGGCCTCCGACTACTCCAGCAACCTCTACATCCGCGGCGGCGGGCCGGACCAAACCCTCGTCCTGCTCGACGGCACCACGGTGTACAACCCCACCCACTTCTTCGGCTTTTTCTCCACCTTTAACCCCGACGCCATTAAGGACGTGCAGCTCTACAAGGGCGCCTACCCGGCCAAGTACGGCGGGCGGCTCGGAAGCGTGGTGTCCATCTACAACAAAGACGGAAACCGACGCGAGACGACCGGAGGCCTTAGCGTCGGCCTGCTCGCGTCCCGAGCCTACGTGGAAGGCCCGTACGGCGGCTCGGACGACGACCCGGCGGGATCATACATGGTGGCCGTGCGGCGCTCCACGCTCGAACCCGTCCTTGCCGCCCTCCGGAGTGCCGACACCGACGGCATCCCGGACAGCTTCTCCTTCTACGACGTCAACGCAAAGATCAACTACGACGCCGGTCCTAACGATAAGCTGTCCCTGTCTTTTTATGGCGGGCAGGACTTTCTCGTCATCGAACCGCAGGAGGATACCCGCTTCGACGTCAACTACGGAAACCAGACCGTGAGTGCCGACTGGACGCACCTCTTTGGCGACCGGGTGTTCTCCACCCTGACGCTTACGGGCTCCCGATACCGGAGCACCCCGGTTGCCGAGCTCGCCAGCACACGACTGCTGCAGGAAAACGGGGTCGACGACCTTTCGCTGAACGCCGACGTCGAATACACGCCCAATGAGACGCACACGGTCGAGAGCGGGCTGCGGGCCAGTACCTTGGCCTTCGAGCTGACCAGTACGTTCGACGGGACGACCACCTTTGACCAGCGCATTACCGGCCAGCGCGTGGCCCTGTACGTGCAGGACACCTATGAGCCCACCTCGGCGTGGACGCTGAAGGGCGGACTGCGCAGCACATACTTCAGTCGAGGCAACTTCTGGCGGTTCTCGCCGCGCCTCTCGGTCGACTATAACCTGACCTCCAGTGTTCAACTGCAGGCCGCCTACGGGCGCTACCACCAATTCCTCACGCTGGAGACGAGCCAGCTCTTTACGGCGTTCGACACGTGGCTCATGGCCGATGCAGGCGTGCCGCCCTCCTACAGCGACCAGGTGGCTGTGGGCTTGAAGGCGTCCCTCGGGGCCGACTGGCAACTGGAGGTGGAAGGCTACGGACGCACCATGCGCGGCCTCTTTGAACAGGATCCGTTTCTGCCCGACAATGCCGGCGTGCGCTACGCTGAGCGCTTTCACTTCGGCGACGGTCGAGCCTACGGGGCCGAGCTTCTGATCCGTCGCCAGAAGGGCACCCTCAACGGCTTCCTCAGCTACACCCTGGGCCGTACAGAACGCCGGTTCCCGAACGTGAACCTCTCCGAAAGCGGCGAGCCGCAATACTATCCTCCCAACTACGACCGGACGCACACCCTCACGCTGGCGGCCAACTACGAGCTCACCGACCAGTGGCGACTCACGAGCACCTTTAACTACAATACCGGCAAGGCCTACACCGAGCCGAAGCTGCGCTACCAGCTCGTGAACGATCCCTTCCAGTCCCAAACGGAGGCGCGAAGTGTCCTCGTGAGTCCCTTCAACAACGCCCGCCTTCCTCCTTATCACCGCCTCGATGTCGGCGTGGCTCGAACGGGGCGCCTCTTCGGCGTGGCCGACTACGAATTCCAGGCGCAACTCATTAATGCCTATTCTCGCCGCAACACCTGGTTTTACCAGTATGAGAGTGAACCCGACGGCACGCTCGATCGCACCGAGGTTCCCCAGATCCCCGTTCCGATTCCAAACCTCTCCCTTTCCCTCACATTTTGA
- the fabF gene encoding beta-ketoacyl-ACP synthase II: MASSDSAHRVVVTGLGALTPLGNTVADYWEGLMDGKSGAGPITKFDASDVRSKIACEVKDFDASQYIDEKQIERQDLFSQYALAVTQQAFDDAGLDTEALTPDERDDIGVVMGTGVGGSNIFVDEVLNLEENGARRISPFFVPMMISNMAAGLIAMEHTLRGPNHCVVSACATGNDAVTDGLLLMQQGHADAMLVGGTEASVNELCVGGFSSMRAMSTRNDDPTAASRPFDKDRDGFVIAEGAGALLLETLERAQERGAPIYAEVAGVGKSNDAHHYAAPDPDGRGAALAMEKAMDDAGLSPTDVDHINMHATSTPVGDVIESDAVKNVFGDHAYDINISATKSMTGHMLGAAGAAEAIATILAIHEGRVPPTINVDELDEDCDLNYTLDEPVDRDVNAALTNAFGFGGHNTTLAFTSYDD; this comes from the coding sequence ATGGCTTCTTCCGATTCCGCCCATCGCGTCGTCGTTACGGGTCTGGGCGCCCTCACCCCGCTTGGCAACACCGTTGCCGATTACTGGGAGGGCTTGATGGACGGAAAGAGTGGAGCGGGTCCCATTACCAAGTTCGACGCCTCGGACGTGCGCTCCAAGATTGCCTGCGAGGTGAAAGATTTCGACGCCAGCCAGTACATCGACGAGAAGCAGATCGAGCGTCAGGATCTCTTCAGCCAGTACGCACTGGCGGTCACCCAGCAGGCCTTCGACGACGCGGGGCTCGACACCGAGGCCCTCACGCCCGACGAACGCGACGACATCGGGGTGGTGATGGGCACCGGCGTGGGGGGTAGCAACATTTTTGTGGACGAGGTGCTGAATCTGGAGGAGAACGGCGCGCGCCGCATCTCTCCCTTCTTCGTCCCCATGATGATCAGCAACATGGCGGCCGGCCTCATTGCGATGGAGCATACGCTCCGCGGCCCCAACCACTGCGTCGTGAGCGCCTGCGCGACCGGCAACGATGCCGTCACCGACGGGCTCTTGCTCATGCAACAGGGCCACGCCGACGCGATGCTTGTGGGCGGCACGGAGGCGTCGGTGAACGAACTCTGCGTAGGCGGCTTCTCCTCGATGCGGGCCATGTCGACTCGAAACGACGACCCGACAGCGGCCAGCCGTCCTTTCGACAAAGACCGCGATGGGTTCGTGATTGCGGAGGGGGCCGGGGCCCTCCTGCTCGAAACGCTGGAGCGAGCCCAAGAGCGCGGCGCTCCCATCTACGCCGAGGTGGCGGGCGTGGGCAAGTCGAACGACGCGCACCACTACGCCGCTCCGGATCCGGATGGACGGGGCGCCGCCCTCGCCATGGAGAAGGCCATGGACGACGCGGGCCTCTCGCCGACCGACGTGGACCACATCAACATGCACGCGACCTCCACACCGGTGGGCGACGTCATCGAGTCCGACGCCGTGAAGAACGTCTTCGGCGACCACGCCTACGACATCAACATCTCGGCCACGAAGAGCATGACCGGCCACATGCTGGGGGCAGCCGGCGCGGCGGAGGCCATCGCCACAATCCTCGCAATTCACGAGGGACGCGTGCCCCCGACCATCAATGTGGACGAGCTCGACGAGGACTGTGACCTGAACTATACGCTCGACGAGCCGGTGGACCGCGACGTGAATGCCGCCCTGACCAATGCATTCGGCTTTGGCGGGCACAACACCACGCTGGCGTTCACTTCGTACGACGACTGA